One window of the Piliocolobus tephrosceles isolate RC106 chromosome 17, ASM277652v3, whole genome shotgun sequence genome contains the following:
- the ORC6 gene encoding origin recognition complex subunit 6, whose translation MGSELIGRLAPRLGLAEPDMLRKAEEYLRLSRVKCVGLSARTTETSSAVMCLDLAASWMKCPLDRAYLIKLSGLNKKTYQSCLKSFECLLGLNSNIGIRDLAVQFSCTEAVNMASKILKSYESSLPQTQQVDLDLSRPLFTSAALLSACKILKLKVDKNKMVATSGVKKAIFDRLCKQLEKIGQQVNREPGDLAAPPRKKKKIVVEAPAKEMEKVEEMPHKPQKDEDLTQDYEEWKRKILENAANAQKATAE comes from the exons ATGGGGTCGGAGCTGATCGGGCGCCTAGCGCCGCGCCTGGGCCTTGCCGAGCCCGACATGCTGAG GAAAGCAGAGGAGTACTTGCGCCTGTCCCGGGTGAAGTGTGTCGGCCTCTCCGCCCGCACCACGGAGACCAGCAGTGCAGTCATGTGCCTGGACCTTGCAGCTTCCTGGATGAAGTGTCCCTTGGACAGG GCTTATTTAATTAAACTTTCTGGTTTGAACAAGAAGACATACCAGAGCTGTCTTAAATCGTTTGAGTGTTTACTAGGTCTAAATTCAAATATTGGAATAAGAGACCTAGCTGTACAGTTTAGCTGTACAGAAGCAGTGAATATGGCTTCAAAGATACTAAAAAG CTATGAGTCCAGTCTTCCCCAGACACAGCAAGTAGATCTTGACTTATCCAGGCCACTTTTCACTTCTGCTGCACTGCTGTCAGCATGCAA GATTCTAAAGCTGAAAGTGGATAAAAACAAAATGGTAGCCACATCCGGTGTAAAAAAAGCTATATTTGATCGACTGTGTAAACAACTAGAGAAGATTGGACAGCAGGTCAACA GAGAACCTGGAGATTTAGCTGCTCCACCacggaagaaaaagaagatagtGGTTGAAGCCCCAGCAAAGG AAATGGAGAAGGTAGAGGAGATGCCACATAAACCACAGAAAGATGAAGATCTGACACAGGATTAtgaagaatggaaaagaaaaattttggaaaatgctgCCAATGCTCAAAAGGCTACAGCAGAGTAA